The genomic DNA tcttattttaataacgactacattttgttttcctcttttgaatAAACTGTCTGATGATCATATGCTCTTGTCTTCCTCACCACACAGAGTCCAGCTGGGAGAAACCAGGAGACTTTCCTTCCATTGTGCCGCCTGGAACTGAGTCTAActgggagggagagaggcagaagGAGCCTTCAACTCCTCAGCCAGAGCCTCCGtcaggggaagaggaggagaaggagagctCCAACGGGACCTCAACAGCACAGGAGCCTGAGGTCCCGGAACAGACCGGCCAGCAGCAGAATGTCCCAAAGATCAGCTTCAGGGTAAGACGAGTTGTTCAAGGAATGAGGGAGTGAAGGATAATTCTTTGAGACATTATTGgtttcattttgcttttgtttccaGAAAAGGCAAGCAGAAGCCGAGTCCTCAGAAAAGGAGGGCGAGGACGAAAAAGTAGGTGATGACGATGCTGCTAAAAAGGATGATGAGGAGActaagaaagaggaagaggtcCCGAGCACAACTGCTGAACCTGaggggaagaaagaggaagaggtgacACAAAAGGTGACACTAAGGGTGACACCAGCTAAAAGGCCGAAAGCCGCCACTCCATACGGGGTCTGGGAACAGATCCAGGAAGAGAAGGATCCATAGTAAGTCATTTAAGGTTGATCTGCTGAttcatttttgttaaaaaaagaaagctctaacttttcctcctctttcctcttaaGTGCCAGTGTGGACCTGCAGCTGCCCCAATGGGAGGGAGGAACCGTCAGCGCTCCTTCCGTGCTGCCCCCAGAGCCAAAACCCAAATTCAAGGAACGCATTATCACCTCCctgggagaggagggaggatcGACTTCCTTCaggaaaaacaagacacaaaacgGCAAATCCAGGAGCATCCGACAGAGAGACAATGACGACTGACTGGAACACCTTCAACCAGAACAAGACTCAAACAAATGTAACTGTTTCAGGAACTCTTGGGACATCTTAAtgcaacatttgtatttttactcAAGAAGCACAAATATCATTCAGTCGTGTAAACAGTTTCTGACATATTGGCCCGAGAAACTTATCAAAGGAGAAATTTCTTATCCTAAAAAATGTCCACCACTCCCCACaatccatt from Labrus mixtus chromosome 24, fLabMix1.1, whole genome shotgun sequence includes the following:
- the wbp4 gene encoding WW domain-binding protein 4, which translates into the protein MADYWKSQPRKFCQYCKCWIADNKPSVEFHERGKNHKENVAAKISEIKKKSLDKAKQDEKNSKQFAAMEEAAMKAYQEDLKRMEMEAAGVSLPAPTTTIPRKPPPQAKPKKQQKKEKASKMFRERNQEPVWVEGQSDDGHTYYYNSVTGESRWETPEGFQGHCSTSAQPAQMKSSSAGTWMEAFSPEGYTYYYNTETGESSWEKPGDFPSIVPPGTESNWEGERQKEPSTPQPEPPSGEEEEKESSNGTSTAQEPEVPEQTGQQQNVPKISFRKRQAEAESSEKEGEDEKVGDDDAAKKDDEETKKEEEVPSTTAEPEGKKEEEVTQKVTLRVTPAKRPKAATPYGVWEQIQEEKDPYASVDLQLPQWEGGTVSAPSVLPPEPKPKFKERIITSLGEEGGSTSFRKNKTQNGKSRSIRQRDNDD